In one window of Camelina sativa cultivar DH55 chromosome 15, Cs, whole genome shotgun sequence DNA:
- the LOC104745937 gene encoding photosystem I reaction center subunit VI-1, chloroplastic → MASLATVAAVKPSAAVKGLGGSSLAGAKLSIKPSRLSFKPKSIRANGVVAKYGDKSVYFDLEDLGNTTGQWDLYGSDAPSPYNPLQSKFFETFAAPFTKRGLLLKFLIIGGGSLLTYVSANSTGDVLPIKRGPQEKPKLGPRGKL, encoded by the exons ATGGCGTCTCTTGCAACTGTAGCCGCAGTGAAACCATCAGCCGCCGTAAAGGGCCTCGGCGGTAGCTCACTCGCTGGAGCTAAGCTCTCCATCAAGCCTTCCCGCCTGAGTTTCAAACCCAAATCCATCCG GGCTAATGGTGTGGTGGCTAAGTATGGAGACAAAAGTGTCTACTTTGACTTAGAAGATTTGGGCAACACAACAGGTCAATGGGACTTATACGGCTCTGATGCTCCTTCTCCTTACAACCCTCTTCAG AGCAAGTTCTTTGAGACTTTCGCTGCTCCATTCACAAAGAGAGGATTGCTCCTCAAGTTTTTGATCATTGGAGGAGGCTCTTTGCTTACTTATGTCAGCGCTAACTCCACCGGAGATGTTCTTCCCATCAAGAGAGGTCCTCAGGAGAAGCCTAAGCTCGGTCCTCGCGGCAAGCTCTAA